Proteins found in one Nitrospinota bacterium genomic segment:
- a CDS encoding DUF58 domain-containing protein, translating to MPFAPFWLIPLALAAAIAAALAVFRKKIEIGAARDLPAPDGGIKTIPPELFAKVRQIEFSSKKLVETVFSGEYHSVFKGMGMEFAEVRPYAPGDDVRAIDWNVTARIGEPFIKIFNEERELTVILMVDASASGAFGTAGNFKNETAAELCATIAFAAIRNNDKVGLYIFTDTVELHIPPAKGRRHALRIIREILGFRPQGKKTNIKNALERLLHTARRSGIVFLVSDFADAGFEPPFRVAARKYDLIAVRIRDRAEQRLPDAGLVLLRDPETGDEVLADTGNEDFRRRHEEMARRRDAELKRFFQTCGVDLIDVDTAGSPVAPLEKFFKRREKKILAGR from the coding sequence ATGCCGTTCGCGCCGTTTTGGCTCATTCCGCTGGCGCTGGCGGCGGCGATTGCCGCCGCGCTGGCCGTCTTCCGCAAAAAAATCGAGATCGGAGCGGCGCGCGATCTTCCCGCGCCGGACGGCGGCATCAAAACCATCCCGCCCGAACTGTTCGCCAAAGTTCGGCAAATCGAGTTCTCCAGCAAGAAACTGGTCGAAACCGTTTTTTCCGGCGAGTACCACTCCGTCTTCAAAGGGATGGGCATGGAGTTCGCCGAAGTGCGCCCCTATGCCCCCGGCGACGACGTGCGCGCCATCGACTGGAACGTGACCGCCCGCATCGGCGAGCCGTTTATCAAAATCTTTAACGAGGAGCGCGAACTGACGGTGATCCTCATGGTGGACGCATCCGCCAGCGGCGCGTTCGGCACCGCCGGCAATTTCAAAAACGAGACGGCGGCGGAACTCTGCGCCACCATCGCGTTCGCCGCCATCCGCAACAACGACAAGGTGGGGCTGTACATCTTCACCGATACGGTGGAACTGCACATCCCCCCCGCCAAGGGACGCCGCCACGCGCTCCGCATCATCCGCGAGATATTGGGATTCCGCCCGCAAGGCAAAAAGACGAACATCAAGAACGCGCTGGAGCGGCTGCTCCACACCGCGCGGCGCTCCGGCATAGTGTTTCTCGTGTCGGATTTCGCCGATGCCGGGTTCGAGCCGCCGTTCCGCGTGGCGGCGAGGAAATACGATCTTATCGCCGTCCGCATCCGCGACCGGGCCGAACAGCGGCTTCCCGACGCGGGACTGGTGCTGCTGCGCGACCCGGAGACCGGCGACGAGGTGTTGGCCGACACCGGCAACGAGGATTTCCGCCGCCGCCACGAAGAGATGGCGCGGCGGCGCGACGCGGAGCTGAAACGCTTTTTTCAAACGTGCGGCGTCGACCTCATCGATGTCGATACCGCCGGCTCGCCGGTGGCCCCGCTGGAAAAGTTTTTCAAGCGGCGTGAAAAGAAAATCCTGGCGGGCCGATGA
- a CDS encoding MoxR family ATPase gives MATDVGLINARAQQHSAFVEPLFAETGKVIVGRRPLLEKMLIAMLCRGHVLIEGVPGLAKTLAVNTLAKALKLSFGRIQFTPDLLPADVIGTQVYDAKGGAFHIKKGPVFTNILLADEINRAPAKVQSALLEAMQERQITIGGQQFKLDQPFMVLATQNPIEQEGTYPLPEAQVDRFMFKLFMDYPSREEELQIVKRMASAAAHDAQGVTGAEELDQARAVIDEIYVDEKVFSYIVDLVFATRKPHTAMPQIIEYGASPRASIYLALAAKAHAFLRHRGFVTPDDVKAIGPDVLRHRIIPTYEAEAEGMTNEDIVKRVFDTVPVP, from the coding sequence ATGGCTACCGATGTGGGATTAATCAACGCGCGGGCGCAGCAGCACTCGGCGTTTGTGGAGCCGCTGTTCGCCGAGACCGGCAAGGTCATCGTGGGGCGCAGGCCCCTGCTGGAAAAAATGCTCATCGCCATGCTTTGCCGCGGACACGTCCTCATCGAAGGGGTGCCGGGACTGGCGAAAACCCTCGCCGTGAACACGCTGGCGAAAGCGCTGAAGCTGTCGTTCGGCCGCATCCAGTTCACGCCCGACCTTTTGCCCGCCGACGTTATCGGCACGCAAGTGTACGACGCGAAGGGCGGGGCGTTCCACATCAAGAAGGGGCCGGTCTTCACCAACATCCTGCTGGCGGACGAGATCAACCGCGCCCCGGCAAAGGTTCAGAGCGCCCTGCTGGAGGCAATGCAGGAACGGCAAATAACCATCGGCGGCCAGCAATTCAAACTCGACCAGCCGTTCATGGTGCTGGCGACGCAGAACCCCATCGAGCAGGAGGGGACCTATCCGCTCCCCGAAGCGCAGGTCGACCGCTTCATGTTCAAGCTCTTCATGGATTACCCGTCGCGCGAGGAGGAACTGCAGATCGTGAAACGGATGGCGTCCGCCGCCGCCCACGACGCGCAAGGCGTGACCGGCGCTGAAGAACTGGATCAGGCCCGCGCCGTCATAGACGAAATCTACGTGGATGAAAAAGTGTTCAGCTACATCGTCGATCTGGTCTTCGCCACGCGCAAGCCGCACACCGCCATGCCGCAGATCATCGAATACGGCGCGTCGCCCCGCGCCAGCATCTACCTCGCGCTGGCGGCGAAAGCCCACGCATTCCTGCGCCATCGCGGCTTCGTCACGCCGGACGACGTGAAGGCCATCGGCCCCGACGTGCTGCGCCACCGCATCATCCCCACCTACGAAGCCGAAGCGGAAGGAATGACCAACGAGGACATCGTGAAACGGGTGTTCGATACCGTACCGGTGCCATAA
- a CDS encoding HAD-IIIA family hydrolase: MPAANPAPATLARGVAMFVLDVDGVMTDGKIILDGDGQESKNFYVRDGLGIAEAVKAGYKVVIISGRHSPVVEHRARELRIHEVRQGVGDKLGIFEQILEKHSLNASQAAFMGDDVNDLAVLKAAGFSAAPADADETVRAEADWVSRHNGGAGAVREMIEFIMKTQHKWPYTAND; the protein is encoded by the coding sequence ATGCCCGCCGCGAATCCCGCCCCCGCAACGCTGGCCCGCGGCGTGGCCATGTTCGTGTTGGACGTGGACGGCGTCATGACCGACGGCAAGATCATTCTCGATGGTGATGGGCAGGAATCGAAAAACTTTTATGTGCGCGACGGGCTTGGCATCGCCGAGGCGGTCAAGGCCGGATACAAAGTGGTTATTATTTCAGGCCGCCACTCCCCCGTGGTGGAACACCGGGCGCGGGAACTCAGAATACATGAAGTGCGTCAGGGGGTGGGCGACAAGCTGGGGATATTCGAACAGATTTTGGAAAAACACTCGCTAAACGCCAGCCAGGCCGCCTTTATGGGAGACGATGTGAACGACCTTGCCGTGCTGAAGGCCGCCGGTTTCTCCGCCGCCCCGGCCGATGCCGACGAAACCGTCCGCGCCGAGGCCGACTGGGTATCTCGCCACAACGGCGGCGCTGGCGCGGTGCGCGAGATGATAGAGTTCATCATGAAAACCCAGCACAAGTGGCCCTACACCGCCAACGATTAA
- a CDS encoding KpsF/GutQ family sugar-phosphate isomerase has protein sequence MNIIERARAIVSIERDALTDAAANIDGNFAAAVELILASTGRVVVTGMGKSGHIGQKIASTMASVGTAAFFVHPAEAIHGDLGMIARDDVVLAISNSGETEEIVRLIPVIKRFGLKLIALCAKKESTLGRGADVWLNASVKAEACPWDIVPTSSTTAVLALGDALALVLMEKKGFNKNDFANFHPGGSLGRGLLVRVEDLMHTGEQLPVVSPGIVMKELLTEMSGKKLGVALVCAPDRTLLGIVTDGDIRRIFQTMDDAMKKTAGDIMHKTPKTIGRDAVGGAAVKLMEDNKITALAVIDAGGKLAGIIHLHDLLRAGVV, from the coding sequence ATGAACATTATCGAACGGGCCCGCGCCATCGTATCCATTGAACGCGACGCGCTGACGGACGCCGCCGCCAACATAGACGGCAACTTCGCGGCGGCGGTGGAACTCATCCTCGCATCCACCGGCCGCGTGGTGGTCACCGGCATGGGAAAAAGCGGACACATCGGCCAAAAAATAGCCTCCACGATGGCCTCCGTCGGCACCGCCGCGTTCTTCGTCCACCCCGCCGAGGCTATCCACGGCGACCTGGGGATGATCGCGCGGGACGACGTGGTGCTGGCAATATCGAACTCCGGCGAAACGGAAGAGATCGTCCGGCTGATACCGGTCATCAAACGGTTCGGCCTCAAGCTGATCGCCCTGTGCGCCAAAAAAGAATCGACGCTGGGCCGCGGCGCCGACGTTTGGCTGAACGCCAGTGTTAAAGCCGAGGCCTGCCCGTGGGACATCGTCCCCACCTCCTCCACCACCGCCGTGTTGGCGCTGGGCGACGCGCTGGCGCTGGTGCTGATGGAGAAAAAGGGCTTCAATAAAAATGATTTCGCCAATTTCCACCCCGGCGGGTCGCTGGGGCGCGGTCTGCTGGTGCGCGTGGAAGACCTGATGCATACCGGCGAGCAACTGCCGGTGGTCTCCCCCGGTATCGTGATGAAGGAACTGCTAACCGAGATGAGCGGCAAAAAGCTGGGGGTGGCGCTGGTCTGCGCCCCGGACCGGACGTTGCTCGGCATCGTCACCGACGGCGACATCCGCCGGATTTTCCAGACGATGGACGACGCCATGAAAAAAACCGCCGGCGACATCATGCACAAAACCCCCAAGACCATCGGCCGCGACGCGGTGGGGGGGGCGGCGGTGAAACTGATGGAAGACAACAAAATCACCGCGCTGGCGGTAATCGATGCCGGCGGCAAACTGGCGGGGATAATACACCTGCACGACCTGCTGCGGGCGGGGGTGGTCTGA
- a CDS encoding phosphatase PAP2 family protein: protein MDTTLFYAVNHGLQNPFFNVFMPFVSRYPSWMPLLLAIFGYFIYRDKKRGILFFLLVIAAVTASDFVCSGILKKAFAVPRPCITLPDVHMLPGWPGCSNSGSFPSSHAANSAAIATMLGLYDRRFWWFGMLAAFLVSLSRLYLGVHYPSDVVGGALVGAAIAYGAMRLSGFAQKKPVAASPPIK, encoded by the coding sequence ATGGATACGACGCTCTTTTATGCGGTGAACCACGGGCTGCAAAACCCTTTCTTCAATGTTTTCATGCCATTCGTCAGCCGCTACCCGAGCTGGATGCCGCTGTTGCTGGCAATCTTCGGCTACTTCATTTACCGCGATAAAAAGAGGGGGATTCTTTTTTTCCTGCTTGTCATCGCGGCGGTCACGGCAAGCGATTTCGTCTGCTCCGGTATATTAAAGAAGGCCTTCGCCGTGCCGCGCCCCTGCATCACCCTGCCGGACGTGCATATGCTTCCCGGATGGCCCGGTTGCTCGAACTCCGGAAGCTTCCCCTCCTCCCACGCCGCCAATTCCGCCGCCATCGCCACCATGCTGGGGCTCTATGACCGCCGCTTCTGGTGGTTTGGGATGCTGGCCGCGTTTTTGGTATCGCTCTCCCGCCTCTATCTGGGGGTGCATTACCCGTCCGACGTTGTTGGCGGGGCGCTGGTGGGGGCCGCCATCGCGTATGGGGCGATGCGCCTTTCCGGCTTCGCGCAAAAGAAACCGGTGGCGGCATCCCCCCCTATCAAGTAA
- a CDS encoding peptidyl-prolyl cis-trans isomerase: protein MRIQLKLLIPLAALVLMPLAACSKDEEEAIPARQVVAEVNGAKIMGDRFLVEYARFKKRVNIQQGKDEGLEKELRNGLLDNLIRDTLLEQEAAKAGIKITPEMEEEEVQSMLKGNSPARLQVILQEQGRTYEEWKASVKQNLTVERLLKQKVAPLVQLTDTEMKEYYDGHADEFRKDAQAHVFHILRSTFIDADRARMDLAEGKKFEDVARSVSTSPEAENGGDLGFIGKGQMPKELDEAIFRLGLNQVSKVIESPYGFNLLKVTEFVKPRLMTFAEAKDGIHKRLFQERLERKFEEWLQEIKKNAQIKIYSDRLYRL, encoded by the coding sequence ATGCGTATACAATTAAAATTGCTGATTCCGCTGGCGGCGCTGGTTCTGATGCCGCTTGCCGCGTGCAGCAAGGACGAAGAGGAGGCTATCCCCGCCCGGCAGGTGGTGGCCGAAGTGAACGGCGCCAAGATCATGGGAGACCGCTTTCTCGTCGAATACGCCCGGTTCAAAAAGCGGGTAAATATCCAGCAGGGGAAAGACGAAGGGCTGGAAAAGGAGCTGCGGAACGGCCTGTTGGACAACTTGATACGGGACACGCTCCTGGAACAGGAGGCCGCGAAGGCGGGGATCAAGATCACCCCCGAGATGGAAGAAGAGGAAGTGCAGTCGATGCTGAAGGGAAACTCCCCGGCGCGGCTGCAGGTGATCCTGCAGGAGCAGGGGCGGACCTACGAGGAGTGGAAGGCGAGCGTGAAACAGAACCTCACCGTTGAGCGGCTGTTAAAGCAGAAGGTGGCGCCGCTGGTGCAACTGACCGACACCGAGATGAAAGAATACTATGACGGACACGCCGACGAATTCCGCAAGGATGCGCAGGCGCATGTGTTTCACATTCTCCGTTCCACGTTTATCGATGCCGACCGGGCCCGGATGGACCTGGCCGAGGGCAAAAAATTCGAGGATGTGGCCAGGAGCGTCAGCACAAGCCCGGAGGCGGAGAACGGGGGCGATCTGGGATTCATCGGGAAGGGGCAGATGCCCAAAGAGCTTGACGAGGCCATTTTCCGCCTGGGATTGAACCAGGTGAGCAAGGTGATCGAATCTCCCTACGGATTCAACCTGCTGAAAGTCACGGAATTCGTCAAGCCGCGGCTGATGACATTCGCCGAGGCGAAGGACGGTATCCATAAACGGTTGTTCCAGGAGAGACTGGAAAGAAAGTTTGAAGAATGGTTGCAGGAAATAAAGAAAAACGCGCAGATAAAAATATATTCCGACCGCTTGTACCGGCTCTGA
- a CDS encoding peptidylprolyl isomerase, producing the protein MLTAPARAEEAIDSIAAEVNGEIVLLSEVKERQFQMRAMGADEGLTGADLSRRALDGLIEEKLVIQFGKDREEYKVADMEVDQAVNEMKKRVEAQGGDILALLSRSGLTMERYRLMLKDQILARKVIGNEVRGQVKIPEESAREYYEQHGAEFAGRRSARISHILKFVPKKGTEADWRKAYDEIAALRDKIAAGLDFAQAAKEHSDDPSRDTGGDLGEVVQGEMVEEFENVAFALEPGIVSAPVKSPFGYHLILVKEKLPATAAPFEKVKGEIENKMFGEMIQAVREDWLRRVKKDAFIDVKARF; encoded by the coding sequence TTGCTGACCGCGCCCGCGCGGGCGGAAGAGGCCATCGACAGCATCGCGGCCGAGGTGAACGGCGAGATTGTCCTCCTGAGCGAGGTGAAGGAGCGCCAGTTCCAGATGCGCGCCATGGGGGCCGATGAAGGGCTGACGGGAGCGGATCTGTCCCGCCGCGCGCTCGACGGCCTCATCGAGGAAAAGCTGGTTATCCAGTTCGGCAAGGATAGGGAAGAGTACAAGGTCGCCGATATGGAGGTCGACCAGGCGGTGAACGAGATGAAGAAGCGGGTCGAGGCGCAGGGGGGGGATATTCTTGCCCTGCTGTCCCGCTCGGGGCTTACGATGGAGCGCTACCGCCTGATGCTCAAGGACCAGATACTCGCCCGCAAGGTGATCGGTAACGAAGTGCGGGGCCAGGTGAAAATTCCCGAAGAGTCGGCCCGCGAATATTACGAACAGCATGGCGCGGAATTCGCCGGCCGCCGGAGTGCGCGGATTTCCCATATCCTCAAATTCGTCCCCAAAAAAGGAACCGAGGCCGATTGGCGGAAGGCCTATGACGAAATCGCCGCCCTGCGCGACAAGATCGCCGCCGGCCTCGATTTCGCGCAGGCGGCCAAGGAGCATTCCGACGACCCCTCGCGCGATACCGGCGGCGATCTGGGGGAGGTCGTGCAGGGGGAGATGGTGGAGGAGTTCGAGAATGTCGCGTTCGCGCTGGAACCGGGGATAGTGAGCGCGCCGGTCAAATCGCCGTTCGGCTACCACCTTATTTTGGTGAAAGAAAAGCTGCCGGCCACGGCCGCCCCTTTCGAGAAGGTAAAAGGCGAGATTGAAAACAAGATGTTCGGGGAGATGATACAGGCCGTCCGCGAGGACTGGCTGCGGCGCGTGAAAAAAGACGCGTTCATAGACGTAAAAGCCCGGTTTTAA
- a CDS encoding aminotransferase class V-fold PLP-dependent enzyme has translation MGAQPREFRRVYLDNNATTQPRPEVAEAMLPYLRDHYGNPNSGHWFGRSVRARVEEAREKAAALIGAQPDEIYFCGGGSESDNTALKGAAFAKPRDGAWRVVTTAVEHAAVLSTAGYLAQNGYCQTVAGVDRYGMVDPAEMAAAFDDKTVIVSVMHANNETGTIQPVRQIAEAARARGILMHTDAAQSAGKIPVDVNDLGVDILSMSGHKLYGPKGTGVLYIRKGVKIHPLISGGHHERGMRAGTENVAGIVGLGTACELARKHLAEDSKRIAALRDRLQAGIFEKIPFARLNGHPERRLPGTLNIGIEGVEGETLLIQCDMDGIAVSTGSACSSGSLEPSPVLVAMGIPREVIQGSLRLSLGIYNTAEDVDYVMERLPKIVEAARAALP, from the coding sequence ATGGGCGCCCAGCCACGGGAATTCCGGCGGGTATACCTCGATAACAACGCCACCACGCAACCGCGCCCGGAAGTGGCGGAGGCAATGTTGCCGTACCTCCGCGATCATTACGGCAACCCGAACAGCGGCCACTGGTTTGGCCGTTCCGTCCGCGCCCGCGTTGAGGAGGCGCGCGAAAAAGCCGCCGCGCTCATCGGCGCGCAGCCGGATGAAATCTACTTCTGCGGCGGCGGCAGCGAATCGGACAACACGGCGCTCAAAGGGGCCGCCTTCGCGAAACCGCGCGACGGCGCGTGGCGGGTGGTCACCACCGCCGTGGAGCATGCGGCGGTTCTCTCCACCGCCGGATACCTTGCCCAAAACGGTTATTGTCAGACGGTGGCGGGGGTGGACCGGTACGGCATGGTTGATCCGGCCGAGATGGCCGCCGCCTTTGACGATAAGACCGTGATCGTTTCAGTGATGCACGCCAACAACGAAACCGGAACCATCCAGCCGGTGCGCCAGATCGCCGAAGCGGCCAGGGCGCGCGGCATTCTCATGCACACCGACGCGGCGCAGAGCGCCGGAAAGATTCCCGTCGATGTGAACGATCTGGGGGTGGATATTCTTTCGATGTCCGGACATAAGCTGTACGGCCCCAAAGGAACCGGCGTGCTCTACATTCGCAAGGGGGTGAAGATACATCCGCTTATAAGCGGCGGCCACCACGAGCGCGGCATGCGCGCCGGCACCGAGAACGTGGCGGGCATCGTCGGGTTGGGAACGGCGTGCGAGCTGGCCCGGAAGCACCTGGCGGAAGATTCAAAGAGGATCGCCGCCCTGCGCGACCGGCTGCAAGCGGGTATTTTTGAAAAAATTCCCTTCGCGCGCCTCAACGGCCACCCGGAGCGGCGGCTGCCCGGCACGCTCAATATCGGCATCGAGGGGGTGGAGGGGGAAACGCTTCTCATCCAGTGCGACATGGACGGCATCGCGGTATCCACCGGCTCGGCCTGCTCGTCCGGCTCGCTGGAGCCGTCCCCCGTGCTGGTGGCAATGGGTATCCCGCGCGAGGTGATTCAAGGCTCGCTCCGCCTCAGCTTGGGCATCTACAATACCGCCGAAGACGTTGATTATGTCATGGAACGGCTGCCGAAGATCGTCGAGGCGGCCCGCGCCGCCCTCCCCTGA
- the galU gene encoding UTP--glucose-1-phosphate uridylyltransferase GalU — protein sequence MVHKIKKAILPVAGMGTRFLPASKAMPKEMLALVDKPVIQYVVEEAIASGIEEIIMITGRGKNAIEDHFDHSIELENHLEKRGQLTELESVRKISNLCDFWYIRQKEPLGLGHAILRARDLIDDEPFAVLLGDDVMYSDREPVLMQLIETHLETGASVIGVQTVEGPQISKYGVIDPVPGSQKGDSVLVKGFVEKPPFEMAPSKLAILGRYILTPKIFHWLEKVEHDHKGEIQLTEGLNMLCKESPVYARDFYGKRYDTGDKLGFLKATVEFALRRSDLGDEFRAYLSSLKPPVERRKSGTAPSR from the coding sequence GTGGTACATAAGATTAAAAAAGCGATACTGCCGGTCGCGGGGATGGGTACCCGTTTCCTGCCGGCCAGCAAAGCGATGCCCAAAGAAATGCTGGCCCTCGTCGACAAACCGGTGATCCAATATGTGGTGGAGGAGGCTATCGCCTCCGGCATCGAAGAAATCATCATGATCACCGGGCGGGGCAAGAACGCCATCGAAGACCATTTCGACCACTCCATCGAGCTGGAGAACCATTTGGAAAAACGGGGCCAGCTAACCGAGTTGGAGAGCGTCAGAAAAATATCCAATCTGTGCGACTTCTGGTACATCCGCCAAAAAGAGCCGCTGGGACTGGGCCATGCTATCCTGCGCGCGCGCGACCTTATCGACGACGAGCCGTTCGCCGTGCTGCTGGGGGACGACGTCATGTACTCCGACCGCGAACCGGTTCTGATGCAGCTCATCGAAACCCACCTTGAAACCGGGGCCAGCGTCATTGGCGTGCAGACGGTGGAGGGGCCGCAGATTTCCAAATACGGAGTGATCGATCCGGTTCCTGGAAGCCAGAAGGGGGACTCTGTACTGGTAAAAGGATTTGTGGAAAAACCGCCGTTTGAAATGGCCCCGTCAAAATTGGCCATTCTGGGTCGTTACATCCTCACCCCGAAAATATTTCACTGGCTTGAAAAAGTGGAACACGACCATAAGGGGGAGATACAGCTCACCGAAGGGCTGAATATGCTCTGCAAAGAGTCTCCGGTCTACGCGCGCGACTTTTACGGCAAACGGTACGACACCGGCGACAAACTCGGCTTCCTCAAGGCCACCGTGGAATTCGCGTTGCGGCGCAGCGACCTTGGGGACGAATTCCGCGCATACCTCTCCTCGCTGAAACCGCCAGTGGAGCGCCGAAAAAGCGGTACAGCCCCCAGCCGGTAA
- the lepA gene encoding elongation factor 4, translating to MENIRNFSIIAHVDHGKSTLADRILDICGAITAREKKEQLLDNMELERERGITIKAQTVRLNYTAEDGKDYIFNLIDTPGHVDFSYEVSRSLKACEGVLLLIDASQGIEAQTLANLHLATEHNLTVIPVINKIDLPNADLDMVKHQLEDILCIDAEEAILTSGKSGIGVKDLLEAVVKRIPAPKGDPAGPLKALVLDSWYDSYRGVVVLARIFEGTLTPAMKIRFMGTATEYPMTQMGIFAPFAREVKSAGPGEVVFLAAGIKTVADTKVGDTITDAANPAAAPLEGFKEARSMVFSGLYPVEGDKYGALREALEKLHLNDASFEFLPETSAALGFGFRCGFLGLLHMEIIQERLEREFNMNLITTSPTVSYRLTVTPGDVRIIDNPNSLPEQYEMIEEPVIRATIFTPDEYVGPIFALIEEKRGVQEKMEYIGVKRVMLVFKVPLNEVVLDFFDKLKTATKGYASVDYEPAGYQPAQLVKMDILVNGDPIDALGFIVHKDKAYNFGRDIVSKMKELIPRQMFDVAIQAAIGARVISRETVKALRKNVLAKCYGGDISRKRKLLEKQKEGKKRMKQIGNVEIPQSAFLAVLKR from the coding sequence ATGGAAAACATCAGGAACTTTTCGATCATCGCCCACGTCGACCACGGTAAATCGACGCTGGCCGACCGTATTCTCGATATTTGCGGCGCCATCACCGCGCGCGAGAAAAAGGAGCAGCTCCTCGATAACATGGAGTTGGAGCGCGAGCGGGGGATCACCATCAAGGCGCAGACCGTCCGGCTCAACTACACGGCGGAAGACGGCAAAGACTACATCTTCAACCTCATCGATACGCCGGGACATGTTGACTTCTCCTACGAGGTTTCCCGCAGCCTCAAGGCGTGCGAAGGGGTGCTGCTGCTCATCGACGCATCGCAGGGGATAGAGGCGCAGACGCTGGCGAACCTGCACCTGGCCACGGAACACAATTTGACGGTCATTCCGGTCATCAACAAGATAGACCTGCCGAACGCCGATCTCGACATGGTGAAACACCAGCTTGAAGACATCCTTTGCATTGACGCCGAGGAGGCGATACTCACCTCCGGCAAGTCCGGCATCGGCGTCAAGGATTTGCTGGAAGCGGTGGTCAAGAGAATACCCGCGCCGAAGGGGGATCCCGCCGGGCCGCTGAAAGCCCTGGTGCTGGATAGCTGGTACGACAGCTACCGCGGCGTGGTGGTGCTGGCCCGCATCTTCGAGGGGACGCTCACCCCAGCCATGAAGATACGTTTCATGGGAACCGCCACTGAATATCCGATGACGCAGATGGGGATATTCGCCCCGTTCGCCCGCGAGGTGAAATCGGCCGGCCCCGGCGAAGTGGTTTTCCTCGCCGCGGGCATCAAAACGGTGGCCGACACGAAAGTAGGGGATACCATCACCGACGCCGCCAACCCCGCCGCCGCGCCGCTGGAAGGATTCAAGGAGGCGCGGTCGATGGTCTTCAGCGGCCTCTACCCGGTGGAAGGCGACAAGTACGGCGCGTTGCGCGAGGCGCTTGAGAAACTCCACCTCAACGACGCATCGTTCGAGTTCCTGCCCGAGACCTCCGCGGCGCTCGGTTTCGGCTTCCGCTGCGGCTTCCTCGGCCTGCTGCACATGGAGATCATCCAGGAGCGGCTGGAGCGCGAATTCAACATGAACCTCATCACCACGTCCCCCACCGTGAGCTACCGCCTGACGGTGACGCCGGGAGACGTGCGGATCATCGACAACCCGAACAGCCTGCCGGAACAATACGAGATGATAGAGGAGCCGGTCATACGCGCCACCATCTTCACGCCGGACGAATATGTGGGGCCGATCTTCGCGCTCATAGAGGAAAAACGCGGCGTGCAGGAAAAGATGGAATATATCGGCGTCAAGCGCGTCATGCTGGTGTTCAAGGTGCCGCTTAACGAAGTGGTGCTTGATTTTTTCGACAAGCTCAAGACCGCCACCAAAGGGTACGCCTCGGTGGATTACGAACCCGCCGGTTATCAACCCGCGCAGCTGGTCAAGATGGACATCCTGGTGAACGGCGACCCGATAGACGCGCTCGGCTTCATCGTGCATAAGGACAAAGCCTACAATTTCGGGCGCGACATCGTGAGCAAGATGAAGGAGCTGATCCCGCGCCAGATGTTCGATGTTGCGATACAGGCCGCCATCGGCGCCCGCGTCATTTCGCGCGAGACGGTGAAGGCGCTGCGCAAAAACGTGCTCGCCAAGTGCTACGGCGGCGACATCTCCCGCAAGCGGAAGCTGCTGGAAAAGCAGAAAGAGGGGAAAAAACGGATGAAACAGATCGGCAACGTGGAAATTCCCCAGTCCGCGTTCCTCGCGGTGTTGAAGCGGTAA